In Pirellulales bacterium, one genomic interval encodes:
- a CDS encoding PA14 domain-containing protein, which produces MNFGVVVEGRQVEVVLDGGNGDLSGLQLVNGQSFDRNSTTHHGQVLRDDGPNTIVSTVRRDGVEVTCNGQPVIDWKGESRSLSLPHDCIVPDDRRLFLVCWGTPYRITRLELSSPVAEIPTQQPAMPAKTPRSLADLADQPSADKRLPVPAGKDLAMRAEYELQAKYWLDRGLPDDAPTADAARKRVLDKPAATPGISLARIRPGLDMAMFDGADLQQFRARGISEGLCHNFGFRSPHPAVSGDNFSIRWTGWLKPPLPGKYVIKTSSDDGIRVRINGNLVIDHWHRGAGDELVEVELTDQPQPLTVEFNDTGATAAVCVSWALKNLSDFQVVPAEVFFHDPAVVPAK; this is translated from the coding sequence GTGAACTTTGGCGTTGTGGTCGAAGGCCGGCAAGTCGAAGTGGTTCTCGACGGGGGCAACGGCGACCTCAGCGGGCTCCAGCTTGTGAACGGCCAGTCCTTCGATCGCAATTCGACGACGCACCACGGCCAAGTGCTGCGCGACGACGGGCCAAACACGATCGTCAGCACCGTGCGACGAGATGGTGTCGAGGTGACGTGCAACGGCCAGCCAGTCATCGACTGGAAGGGCGAGTCGCGCTCTTTGAGCTTGCCCCACGATTGCATCGTGCCCGACGACCGGCGGTTGTTTTTGGTTTGCTGGGGCACTCCTTATCGGATCACGCGGCTGGAACTATCTTCGCCTGTGGCCGAGATCCCGACTCAACAACCGGCCATGCCGGCCAAGACGCCCCGGTCACTGGCAGACCTGGCGGACCAACCGTCGGCCGACAAGCGTCTGCCGGTGCCGGCCGGAAAAGACCTCGCCATGCGGGCCGAATACGAGCTGCAAGCGAAGTATTGGCTCGATCGCGGCCTGCCCGACGACGCACCGACGGCGGACGCCGCGCGAAAGCGCGTGCTCGACAAGCCGGCGGCGACGCCGGGCATCAGTCTGGCCCGCATCCGCCCAGGACTCGACATGGCCATGTTCGACGGCGCGGATTTGCAGCAGTTCCGCGCGAGGGGCATCTCCGAAGGGCTCTGCCACAACTTCGGCTTCCGCTCGCCGCACCCCGCGGTATCCGGCGACAACTTTTCGATCCGTTGGACCGGCTGGCTGAAGCCGCCGCTACCGGGCAAATACGTCATCAAAACCAGCAGCGACGACGGCATTCGCGTGCGCATCAACGGCAACCTGGTGATCGACCATTGGCACCGCGGCGCGGGCGACGAGCTGGTCGAAGTCGAGCTTACCGACCAGCCGCAGCCGCTGACCGTGGAGTTCAACGACACCGGCGCCACCGCCGCCGTCTGCGTATCGTGGGCGCTGAAAAACCTTTCCGATTTTCAAGTCGTGCCCGCCGAAGTGTTCTTTCACGACCCGGCAGTCGTGCCGGCCAAGTAA
- a CDS encoding protein kinase: protein MPTRVDDFLKRLAESDLMPQAEIVAVLDSLPGLDRSQDAQPLAQEFVRQKKLSRFQAQAIYQGRTRGLVLGNYVLLDKIGEGGMGQVYKAEHRRMKRVVAIKVLPPHIVKSPDTLRRFQREVEAAARLEHPNIVTAHDADEFQGVHYLVMQYVEGSDLSSIVRKHGPFSPAKAIELAIQIGKGLEHAHQKGIVHRDIKPANVLLDVHGAVKILDMGLARFEQPAAPSLLTAREGVAATELTLSGSVVGTVDYMSPEQAMDAKSSDHRSDIYSLGCTLHFLLTGRPVYAGDSFIQKLVAHREAPLPSLTNVPAELNATFQRMIAKKPDDRYQRMDEVMRDVQRCLQAAQAWAKARPAAGPVGSQGGSSGAPAPAALTGMEETVVFTSVPAGSSHLRQFLDDDFSIDAAKLSLCQKKVCDADLAELAGMSNLQALDLEGTAITDAGLAHLSGLSGLRRLDLSGTSITDAGLERLQSLADLRRLFLAETAISDAGMPHLARFTHLDRLGLRGTDVGDAGLVHLAKLRQLASLDLSYTRITDNGLAHLNQLSALEEIDLSGTRVTSAGVRALVRLLPKTEITL from the coding sequence ATGCCCACCCGCGTCGACGACTTCCTGAAGCGGCTGGCCGAAAGCGATTTGATGCCGCAGGCCGAAATCGTAGCCGTGCTCGACAGCTTGCCCGGCCTCGATCGCTCGCAAGACGCTCAACCTCTGGCCCAAGAGTTCGTTCGGCAGAAGAAGCTGAGCCGCTTTCAGGCTCAGGCGATTTATCAGGGCCGCACTCGCGGCCTCGTGCTGGGCAACTACGTGCTGCTCGACAAGATCGGCGAAGGCGGAATGGGCCAGGTCTACAAGGCCGAACATCGCCGCATGAAGCGGGTGGTGGCCATCAAAGTGCTGCCGCCGCACATCGTCAAATCGCCCGACACGCTGCGGCGCTTTCAGCGCGAGGTGGAGGCGGCCGCCCGGCTGGAGCATCCGAACATCGTGACGGCCCACGACGCCGATGAATTTCAGGGCGTTCACTACCTGGTGATGCAGTACGTCGAGGGGAGCGACTTGTCGAGCATCGTCCGCAAGCACGGGCCGTTTTCGCCGGCGAAAGCAATCGAGCTGGCCATTCAAATCGGCAAGGGCCTCGAACACGCCCACCAGAAAGGGATCGTGCATCGCGACATCAAGCCGGCCAACGTCTTGCTCGACGTGCATGGCGCGGTGAAAATTCTCGATATGGGGCTGGCCCGCTTCGAGCAACCTGCCGCGCCCTCGCTGCTCACGGCCCGCGAAGGCGTGGCTGCCACCGAGCTCACCCTGTCGGGCTCGGTGGTGGGCACGGTCGACTACATGTCGCCCGAACAAGCGATGGACGCCAAGAGCAGCGATCATCGTAGCGACATTTACAGCTTGGGCTGCACCTTGCACTTTCTGCTGACTGGGCGGCCGGTGTATGCCGGCGACAGTTTCATCCAGAAGCTGGTGGCCCACCGCGAGGCGCCGCTGCCGTCGCTGACGAACGTTCCCGCCGAGCTGAACGCCACCTTCCAGCGGATGATCGCCAAGAAGCCCGATGATCGCTATCAACGAATGGACGAGGTCATGCGCGACGTGCAGCGATGTTTGCAGGCCGCGCAGGCCTGGGCCAAAGCGCGGCCCGCGGCCGGGCCGGTCGGCTCGCAAGGTGGGTCTTCAGGCGCGCCGGCGCCCGCCGCGCTGACGGGCATGGAAGAGACGGTCGTCTTCACCAGTGTGCCGGCGGGTTCTTCACACTTGCGACAGTTTCTCGACGACGACTTCTCCATCGACGCCGCGAAGCTTTCGCTGTGCCAGAAGAAAGTCTGCGACGCCGACCTGGCCGAGTTGGCCGGCATGTCGAACCTGCAGGCGCTCGATCTGGAAGGGACGGCAATCACCGACGCCGGCCTGGCACATCTGAGCGGACTGTCGGGCCTGCGGCGATTGGACTTGAGCGGCACGTCGATCACCGACGCCGGGCTGGAGCGACTGCAATCGCTGGCCGATTTGCGGCGGCTGTTTCTTGCCGAAACGGCCATCTCCGACGCCGGCATGCCGCACTTGGCGCGGTTCACGCATCTCGATCGACTCGGCCTCCGCGGCACCGACGTCGGCGACGCCGGGCTTGTGCATCTTGCCAAGCTGCGGCAGCTCGCCAGCCTCGATCTGAGCTACACGCGGATCACCGACAACGGCCTGGCGCATTTGAATCAGTTATCGGCATTGGAAGAGATCGATTTGTCGGGCACGCGCGTAACCTCGGCTGGCGTGCGCGCTTTGGTGCGGCTGCTGCCGAAGACGGAGATCACGCTCTAG
- the aroF gene encoding 3-deoxy-7-phosphoheptulonate synthase gives MIVVMKRDASEAEVGHMVERVEGLGLKAHVLRGVERTVIAAIGAERDGLKESLESGTGVAEVLPILAPYKVASRELKSETTVVRARDLEVGGQRIGVIAGPCSVESEEQILATAIAVKAAGATALRGGAFKPRTSPYSFQGLKEDGLKLLAAARDVTGLAVVTEVLATEDVELVARYADVMQIGARNMQNYRLLEAVGKVRQPVLLKRGPSATMEELLLAAEYILDAGNPNVMLCERGIRTFESHTRFTLPLATVPYLHGKTHLPVVVDPSHGTGHTWLVPQMACASVAAGADGLILEVHPDPENALSDGYQSLNIEQFKQTMELCRKVAAALGKKM, from the coding sequence GTGATTGTCGTCATGAAACGCGATGCCAGCGAGGCGGAGGTCGGGCACATGGTCGAACGGGTCGAAGGACTGGGACTCAAAGCGCACGTGCTGCGCGGCGTCGAACGCACCGTCATCGCCGCCATCGGCGCCGAACGCGACGGGCTGAAAGAATCGCTCGAAAGCGGCACCGGCGTGGCGGAAGTGCTGCCCATCCTGGCCCCTTACAAGGTCGCCAGCCGCGAGCTGAAAAGCGAAACAACCGTCGTTCGTGCTCGCGATCTGGAAGTGGGCGGCCAGCGGATCGGCGTCATCGCCGGGCCGTGCTCGGTCGAAAGCGAAGAGCAGATCCTGGCGACGGCCATCGCCGTCAAAGCCGCCGGTGCGACGGCCCTGCGGGGCGGGGCGTTCAAGCCGCGCACCAGCCCCTACAGCTTTCAGGGGCTGAAAGAAGACGGGCTGAAGCTGCTGGCCGCCGCCCGCGACGTGACCGGCCTGGCGGTGGTCACCGAGGTGCTGGCCACCGAAGACGTCGAATTGGTTGCCCGCTATGCCGACGTGATGCAGATTGGCGCCCGGAACATGCAGAACTATCGCCTGCTGGAAGCGGTGGGCAAGGTCCGGCAACCGGTGCTGCTGAAGCGCGGCCCCAGCGCGACGATGGAAGAACTGCTGCTGGCGGCCGAATACATCCTCGACGCCGGCAATCCCAACGTCATGCTGTGCGAGCGCGGCATCCGCACGTTCGAGTCGCACACGCGATTCACGCTTCCCCTGGCGACCGTTCCCTACTTGCACGGCAAGACGCACTTGCCGGTGGTGGTCGATCCGAGCCACGGCACCGGGCACACCTGGCTGGTGCCGCAGATGGCCTGCGCCAGCGTGGCGGCCGGCGCCGACGGACTGATTCTGGAAGTGCATCCCGACCCCGAAAATGCGCTGAGCGACGGCTATCAGTCGCTCAACATCGAACAGTTCAAACAAACGATGGAGCTCTGCCGAAAGGTGGCCGCGGCGCTGGGGAAGAAGATGTGA
- a CDS encoding N-6 DNA methylase, whose translation MAIALALGAREVDGWSPEEDHLALGIEPADEKTADGYLEQIRAGEDPLGALFCELRSAVQRRANGATFTPRSIVDAMVDWAIQSGTPQRVVDPGVGSGRYLLAVGRRLSTVSLIGVEIDPLPAMLARANLAAAGLAKRAQIVLGDYRDLSLPAASGTTLFIGNPPYVRHHDISPTWKRWLVDEADKRNLAASQLAGLHLHFFLATANLAVSGDYGAFITAAEWLDVNYGKLLRELFLRELGGRRIVVIEPSAMPFADAATTAAISYFQIGSAPGSIRLKRIDTLQRLGEANGNRVVRRERLESERRWSHLTRRARSGPAGYIELGELCRVHRGQVTGANGVWIAGAHSDGLPDSVLFSAVTKARELFRAGKILDDPAPLRRVIDLPVDLDRFGSAERRIIDRFLTRARKAGADQSYVALNRKAWWSVGLREPAPVLATYMARRPPAFVLNHANARHINIAHGLYPRERLSDAVLSGLVDYLSNATNISDGRTYAGGLTKFEPREMERLLVPGIDLLQQGLR comes from the coding sequence GTGGCCATCGCCCTGGCCCTCGGCGCCAGAGAGGTCGACGGCTGGTCGCCGGAAGAGGATCACCTGGCGCTGGGGATTGAACCGGCCGATGAAAAAACCGCGGATGGCTACCTCGAGCAAATTCGTGCCGGCGAGGATCCGCTGGGGGCGCTGTTTTGCGAATTGCGGTCGGCGGTCCAACGACGAGCCAACGGCGCCACATTCACCCCGCGCTCGATCGTCGACGCGATGGTCGATTGGGCAATCCAATCGGGAACGCCCCAAAGAGTGGTCGATCCGGGAGTGGGATCGGGGCGCTATTTGTTGGCCGTCGGTCGGCGGTTGTCAACCGTTTCGCTGATCGGCGTAGAAATCGACCCGTTGCCGGCCATGCTGGCCCGCGCAAACCTCGCGGCAGCCGGGCTTGCCAAGCGTGCTCAGATCGTTCTCGGCGATTACCGCGACCTCTCACTGCCAGCGGCCAGCGGAACGACGCTCTTCATCGGCAACCCGCCCTACGTGCGGCACCACGACATCAGTCCAACGTGGAAGCGCTGGCTGGTTGACGAGGCGGACAAACGGAACCTTGCGGCAAGCCAGCTTGCCGGCTTGCACCTGCATTTTTTCTTGGCGACCGCGAACCTGGCGGTCTCCGGCGATTATGGCGCGTTCATCACCGCCGCGGAATGGCTCGATGTGAACTACGGAAAGCTGCTCCGTGAGTTGTTTTTGCGCGAGCTAGGCGGTCGCCGGATCGTTGTGATCGAGCCTTCGGCGATGCCCTTCGCCGACGCCGCCACCACCGCGGCCATCAGCTACTTCCAGATCGGTTCCGCCCCCGGCTCCATCCGCTTGAAGCGAATCGATACGTTGCAGCGGCTCGGCGAAGCCAATGGGAACCGCGTCGTGCGACGCGAGCGGCTCGAAAGCGAACGCCGGTGGTCGCACCTCACGCGCCGGGCGCGCTCGGGGCCTGCCGGCTATATCGAACTGGGCGAGCTTTGTCGTGTACATCGCGGCCAGGTCACGGGGGCGAACGGCGTTTGGATTGCCGGGGCACACAGCGACGGATTGCCGGATAGTGTGCTTTTCTCCGCGGTAACCAAGGCGAGGGAACTGTTTCGCGCAGGCAAGATTCTCGACGATCCTGCGCCGCTGCGCCGCGTTATCGACCTGCCTGTGGATCTCGATCGTTTCGGTTCCGCGGAGCGCCGGATCATCGATCGATTTCTGACACGGGCCAGAAAAGCCGGCGCCGACCAGTCGTACGTCGCCTTGAATCGCAAAGCGTGGTGGTCTGTCGGCCTGCGCGAACCGGCGCCGGTCCTGGCGACGTACATGGCCCGCCGGCCGCCCGCCTTTGTCTTGAACCATGCGAACGCACGCCACATCAATATCGCACACGGCCTTTACCCGCGAGAACGACTGAGCGACGCGGTCCTTTCCGGCCTTGTCGATTACCTCAGCAATGCCACGAACATCAGTGATGGACGTACTTATGCCGGAGGACTGACCAAGTTCGAGCCGCGCGAGATGGAGCGGCTGCTTGTGCCGGGAATCGACCTGTTGCAGCAGGGGCTGCGATGA
- a CDS encoding rhodanese-like domain-containing protein produces MSDKPSRFNEFVADAKRRIQEVAVEDVQGRLRRGDQLNLIDVREESEWMQSHVPNAVHLSKGVIERDVEKRFPDLNAKLVLYCGGGSRSALAADNLQKMGYRNVRSMIGGFRTWREEGLPVETGPA; encoded by the coding sequence ATGAGTGACAAGCCTTCGCGTTTCAATGAGTTCGTAGCGGACGCCAAGCGGCGGATCCAGGAGGTAGCGGTCGAAGATGTGCAGGGGCGCCTGCGGCGCGGCGACCAACTGAATCTGATCGACGTGCGTGAGGAAAGCGAGTGGATGCAAAGCCATGTGCCCAACGCAGTCCACCTGAGCAAAGGCGTCATCGAGCGCGACGTCGAAAAACGGTTTCCCGATTTGAACGCGAAACTGGTCCTGTATTGTGGCGGCGGGTCGCGGTCGGCCTTGGCCGCCGACAACCTGCAAAAGATGGGCTACCGCAACGTGCGCTCGATGATCGGCGGCTTTCGGACGTGGCGCGAAGAAGGCCTGCCGGTGGAAACCGGGCCGGCATGA
- the selB gene encoding selenocysteine-specific translation elongation factor produces MSLDLILGTAGHIDHGKTSLVKALTGVDTDRLPEEKLRGITIDLGFAELTLDDIRLGIVDVPGHERFVRNMLAGATGIDLALLVVAADDSVKPQTREHLEILRLLGLEEGVIALTKCDLPDPGWIDLVEAEVRELVQDTFLQSAPLVRTSVVSGAGLDELRQALSAAAQRASHSARMERLNAPFRLAIDRSFTIAGHGTVVTGSVASGQVHVGDTLTIEPGGRPVRVRGLQSHDRPSETAHRGQRAAVNLAGVHHDEIRRGQELASPGYLVPSRILSAQITLAEDAPRALKNRTRARVHLGTAELMASVVLLEGERLEPGRQGLVQLFLSGPAVSIWGQPLVLRSESPVVTIGGGSVLDPNAPKLPRGDRDVLDRLAALAGDDKLARAAAALSFIGLADWQPADVARRAGIDRATEVIDELVRRGDLVELAVSPSRVSRVERRWLDGVFRRIEGVLDQEHAAFPLRTVLDRSRLVHRLGHLGPDAVVEAVLAAMQRAGRLRINERGVALPGRGPQLSKNEQKLLADMIETFRAAGYEPPMIDDLRSRTVKNQQAVEPLISLAVAEGELIDVGGGFLLHAEVERRLRATLAAQMAGGQGRTVSQIRELLGTTRKYAVPLCEYLDRVGFTRREGDLRFLAPTARA; encoded by the coding sequence ATGTCTCTCGATCTCATCCTCGGCACGGCCGGGCACATCGATCATGGCAAAACGTCGCTGGTCAAGGCCCTGACCGGCGTCGATACCGACCGCCTGCCGGAAGAAAAACTCCGCGGCATCACCATCGACCTGGGCTTTGCCGAGCTGACGCTGGACGACATTCGCCTGGGCATCGTCGATGTGCCCGGCCACGAACGCTTTGTCCGCAACATGCTGGCCGGCGCGACCGGCATCGACCTGGCCCTGCTGGTCGTGGCCGCCGACGATTCCGTCAAGCCGCAGACCCGCGAACACCTGGAAATCTTGCGGCTGCTCGGCCTGGAAGAAGGCGTGATCGCCCTGACCAAGTGCGACCTGCCGGACCCTGGTTGGATCGACCTGGTCGAGGCCGAGGTTCGCGAGCTGGTGCAAGACACCTTTTTGCAATCGGCACCGCTCGTCCGCACGAGCGTGGTCAGCGGAGCGGGGCTCGACGAGCTGCGGCAGGCCCTTTCTGCGGCCGCGCAGCGAGCGTCGCACTCGGCAAGAATGGAACGCTTGAATGCTCCTTTTCGACTGGCAATCGACCGCAGCTTTACGATCGCCGGCCACGGCACCGTCGTCACCGGCAGCGTGGCCAGCGGGCAGGTGCATGTGGGCGACACGTTGACGATCGAGCCGGGCGGCAGGCCCGTGCGGGTGCGAGGGTTGCAGAGCCACGACCGGCCGAGCGAGACGGCACATCGCGGTCAACGGGCAGCCGTCAACCTGGCTGGCGTCCATCACGATGAAATCCGCCGCGGGCAGGAGCTGGCCTCGCCCGGTTACCTGGTGCCCAGTCGCATCCTCAGCGCCCAAATTACGTTGGCCGAAGACGCCCCGCGGGCGCTCAAGAACCGCACGCGGGCGCGGGTCCATCTGGGCACCGCCGAGCTGATGGCCTCGGTCGTGCTCTTGGAGGGCGAGCGTTTGGAGCCGGGCAGGCAGGGGCTGGTGCAGCTTTTCCTGAGCGGGCCGGCCGTCAGCATCTGGGGTCAGCCGTTGGTGTTGCGCAGCGAATCGCCGGTGGTCACCATCGGCGGCGGAAGCGTGCTCGACCCGAACGCGCCCAAATTGCCGCGCGGCGATCGCGACGTGCTCGACCGCCTGGCGGCCCTGGCCGGCGACGACAAGCTCGCGCGTGCGGCCGCCGCGCTGTCGTTCATCGGCCTGGCCGACTGGCAACCGGCCGACGTGGCCCGCCGGGCCGGCATCGACCGGGCGACCGAAGTCATCGACGAGCTCGTGCGCCGCGGCGATCTTGTGGAACTGGCCGTTTCGCCCAGCCGCGTGTCGCGGGTGGAGCGCCGCTGGCTCGACGGCGTGTTTCGCCGCATCGAAGGGGTGCTCGATCAGGAGCACGCCGCCTTTCCGTTGCGGACGGTGCTTGACCGTTCGCGGCTGGTCCACCGCCTGGGCCATCTCGGCCCGGACGCGGTAGTCGAAGCGGTGCTGGCCGCAATGCAGCGGGCCGGGCGGCTGCGAATCAACGAACGTGGCGTGGCGTTGCCCGGCCGTGGTCCGCAGCTCTCGAAGAACGAGCAGAAGCTGCTGGCCGACATGATCGAAACGTTCCGCGCCGCAGGTTACGAACCGCCGATGATCGACGACCTTCGCTCGCGCACCGTGAAGAACCAGCAGGCGGTGGAACCCCTGATTTCGCTGGCCGTGGCTGAAGGAGAACTGATCGACGTAGGCGGCGGCTTCCTCTTGCACGCCGAGGTGGAACGCCGACTGCGGGCCACTTTGGCCGCCCAGATGGCGGGCGGACAAGGCCGCACGGTGAGTCAAATCCGCGAGCTGCTCGGCACCACGCGCAAGTACGCGGTGCCGCTTTGCGAGTATCTCGACCGCGTCGGCTTTACCCGCCGCGAGGGCGACCTGCGTTTTTTGGCGCCAACCGCTAGAGCGTGA
- a CDS encoding pectate lyase yields MFRRVTAYVVFCVEVFLGTDGRAELRDDALAAAKKAATFYSRQVATKGGYLWRYSADLTLREGEGNVTGTTVWVQPPGTPAVGEAYVKLYDATSEPLFLDAAGAAAEALRRGQLRSGGWNDHIDFDPADRTRTPYRLDPPGAKKRTPSSLDDDKTQSAIRFLAQLDRSLEFKDEAVHEMTLFALDGLLGAQYPNGGFPQVWDEPHRPEDFPVMPAGYPRDWPRMYPGHGSYWFRYTLNDDLVPDVIHALFLAEAVYGGPRYRQAVLKAADFLLLAQLPDPQPAWAQQYDFEMHPAWARKFEPPAVTGGESQGVLRILLEVYRRTGERKYLEPVPRAVAYLKKSLLPDGRLARFYELQSNRPLYFTKDYTLTYNDSDLPTHYGFKVASKLDEIEKEYEALSAGDKQTTATKPGRVTRGMEDRARAAIEGLDDRGAWVTEDKLRYQAYVGPIIDMSVAVKNLNVLADYLAATIAGS; encoded by the coding sequence ATGTTTCGTCGCGTCACCGCGTATGTAGTTTTCTGTGTCGAGGTGTTTCTAGGCACCGACGGTCGGGCCGAGCTGCGCGACGACGCGCTGGCCGCGGCCAAGAAGGCGGCGACGTTTTACAGCCGGCAGGTGGCGACCAAAGGCGGGTACCTATGGCGATACAGCGCCGATCTGACGCTCCGCGAGGGCGAAGGAAACGTCACAGGCACCACCGTCTGGGTGCAGCCGCCCGGCACGCCCGCCGTCGGTGAAGCGTATGTCAAACTCTATGATGCCACCAGCGAACCACTCTTTCTCGATGCCGCAGGCGCCGCTGCGGAAGCACTCCGCCGCGGACAACTCCGCTCCGGCGGCTGGAACGACCATATCGACTTCGACCCGGCCGACCGCACGCGCACGCCCTACCGCCTCGATCCGCCCGGAGCCAAAAAAAGGACGCCCTCCAGCCTCGACGATGACAAAACGCAGTCGGCGATTCGGTTTCTCGCGCAGCTCGATCGTTCGCTGGAGTTCAAGGACGAAGCGGTCCATGAAATGACGCTTTTCGCACTCGACGGATTGCTGGGGGCGCAGTATCCCAACGGCGGCTTTCCGCAGGTCTGGGACGAACCGCACCGGCCCGAAGACTTTCCCGTCATGCCTGCCGGTTATCCGAGGGACTGGCCACGCATGTATCCCGGTCACGGCAGCTATTGGTTCCGCTATACGCTGAACGACGATCTGGTGCCCGATGTGATCCACGCGCTCTTTCTGGCGGAAGCGGTCTATGGCGGTCCGCGTTATCGGCAGGCGGTGCTCAAGGCGGCCGACTTTTTGCTGTTGGCTCAACTGCCCGATCCGCAACCGGCCTGGGCCCAGCAATACGATTTTGAAATGCACCCGGCCTGGGCCCGCAAGTTCGAGCCGCCGGCGGTGACGGGCGGCGAATCGCAGGGCGTGTTGCGAATTCTGCTGGAGGTGTATCGCCGCACGGGCGAACGGAAGTATCTGGAGCCGGTGCCGCGGGCAGTGGCTTACCTCAAAAAGTCGCTGCTGCCCGACGGCCGGCTGGCGCGGTTCTATGAGCTGCAATCGAACCGGCCTTTGTATTTCACCAAGGACTACACCTTGACATATAACGATTCCGATCTGCCGACGCACTATGGGTTCAAGGTCGCCAGCAAGCTCGACGAGATCGAAAAAGAGTACGAGGCCCTGTCCGCCGGCGACAAGCAGACGACGGCCACCAAGCCGGGGCGAGTGACGCGGGGCATGGAAGACCGGGCGCGGGCGGCGATCGAGGGTCTGGACGACCGAGGGGCCTGGGTTACGGAGGACAAGCTTCGATATCAAGCGTACGTCGGTCCGATCATCGACATGTCCGTGGCGGTGAAGAATCTGAACGTGCTGGCCGATTACCTGGCCGCCACGATCGCCGGGTCGTGA